The nucleotide window CAGATCATCCACCTTATCATCATCTCGGTGAAGTTCCCGGGCAACATTCATGTTTTTGGCTAAAAAGGCTGCCAGGCCCTTGCTGACCATTCCATCCACAATATCAGCCATGCGCTGCAGGTCAAACATGGGTTTTTCAGGGATCTCTTCATCCTTAATATGACGAGCAATATCGGCAATATTGGAAGCCAATCCCGCAATTCGTTTTAAGTGACTGGAAACCTTAATACTGGTTTCAATAAATCTTAAATCTCCTGCAACTGGTTGTTCAGCTGCTATGATACTCATTGCATCATGTTCTATCTGGTAACCCATGTCATGGACCTTCCTGTTGGTTTCCATCACACTGTTTACCAGTTCTGCATCGTAATCTATAAAGGTACTAAAAGCTTCCCTGTAAGCCTTTAGAGTGGCCTGACCCATTTTATCCACTTCTTCCTTTAGTTCATCCAGTTTTTTCTGGAACCGTATCCTGGGATATCTTCTCTCCATACTATCTTCCACCTATTTTGGATTTATAATCATTTAATAAATTATCAATATCATCTTCAGATGGATCTCTTATCCTGTATTTGGACAAAACATCCCCCCGATTTACCTCTTTAACACTTTTTTCAAGTAAAAAATCTATTCCCACAGGTAATGGTAATCTACATTCCTCATTCAAATCTACAATGGTTGAAAACATGTTATCCTCAAGCTGATACACTTCTATCCTAGATTCTGGATTTATATTTATCATGTTCATTGCTTTATTTTCATGGGTTTCCTCTAGGGATTCTGCATTTAAATTCCAGGCTGCTATTATTTTTTCATCTTTTACCAGGAGCAATGATTCATTAGCCCCTTCTAAAATCTTTATATAACCCAATTCAGGTATATGGGACCTTTTCAAATTACCCTGAACAATGTGCTGAGGATCTTCTGAAGGAAGCCACATTTTTTACCTCATCAACATATTATGGAACAGTTTATGGTGCATGACACGTTTACCCACTATAGAATAGGCAACACGGTCTGCCATTCCCATTATATGGTGTCCCATACTCAGTAAGTTCCTCCCAACCAGTATCAGTGAAGTTTGGGAACCTCCATGTGTGATTTCCTCGTATTCTGAAAACATCTGGTTGTAAAAATCCTGCAGGTTCACGTAGCTTCTGGTGGAGCGTTTGAGTAACTGTATATCCTCATTTAAGAGTGCACCCACCGCATCTTTCAGCATGTCCTGGACTGTCTGGGACATGAACTCAATGTGTGGAGGTTTGTAACAAGTACGGTCGCTTTCTGCTGCATCGATGGCATAACGGGCAATGTATGCTGAAAGGTTGTTTATACGTTCCAGTTCAATAGAGGTTCGAAGGAGTGCTGCTCCTAAACGTAAATCCCTGGCTAGTGGCTGGTGTAATCCTAAAACCTTAAGACATCCATGCTCGATTTTATAGCTTTCCTTATTGATTTCATCGGTTTTTTCAATTATTTCCTTGGCCAGATAGGTGTCTTCATTCAGGAAACTCCGGACTGAATTATCCACTCTCCCTATGGTCTGCCAACTGAATCCCAGGACATCATCTTCCAGGGATTTTAAACGTTTTTCCAGGACCACTGTAAGCATTTTAAACCACCCATCCCAGTTCTTGGTGTAGGTCACATTTCATCATGTAGGGTCATTTTTCATGTAGGCACTTCCTCAAGAGCGCCATTTATTGTGTAGGGATCCAATAGGGCAGATTCCCTAATTGTAGGCACTCTTTCATCATACCCATTTTCTATCCAAACCGGCCAGTGATGTAATCTTCAGTCCGTTTATCTTCGGGTTCAATGAAGATTTTCTCAGTAAAGCCGCTTTCCACAATCTCCCCGTGGAGGAAGAAAGCAGTGTGTTTGGATACACGGGTAGCCTGCTGCATGTTGTGGGTTACAATGATAATGGTGAAGTCGTTCTTGAGTTTGTGTATCAGGTCCTCAATTTTAGTGGTGGATATGGGGTCCAG belongs to uncultured Methanobacterium sp. and includes:
- a CDS encoding DUF2226 domain-containing protein; the encoded protein is MKRSHIPELGYIKILEGANESLLLVKDEKIIAAWNLNAESLEETHENKAMNMININPESRIEVYQLEDNMFSTIVDLNEECRLPLPVGIDFLLEKSVKEVNRGDVLSKYRIRDPSEDDIDNLLNDYKSKIGGR
- a CDS encoding phosphate uptake regulator PhoU, coding for MLTVVLEKRLKSLEDDVLGFSWQTIGRVDNSVRSFLNEDTYLAKEIIEKTDEINKESYKIEHGCLKVLGLHQPLARDLRLGAALLRTSIELERINNLSAYIARYAIDAAESDRTCYKPPHIEFMSQTVQDMLKDAVGALLNEDIQLLKRSTRSYVNLQDFYNQMFSEYEEITHGGSQTSLILVGRNLLSMGHHIMGMADRVAYSIVGKRVMHHKLFHNMLMR
- the phoU gene encoding phosphate signaling complex protein PhoU, with product MERRYPRIRFQKKLDELKEEVDKMGQATLKAYREAFSTFIDYDAELVNSVMETNRKVHDMGYQIEHDAMSIIAAEQPVAGDLRFIETSIKVSSHLKRIAGLASNIADIARHIKDEEIPEKPMFDLQRMADIVDGMVSKGLAAFLAKNMNVARELHRDDDKVDDLFDHALKDITKSMFQDKESISYLIYLLFLARFLERIADRAENIGDRTIFMITCEKQQFTMDKKPEEPE